In the genome of Eggerthella sp. YY7918, one region contains:
- a CDS encoding prenyltransferase: protein MNEVLEAENTQDAPSFARLTARMALQLAAPHTWPAAIFPVLIASAAAAVTAPSVSIVMTCVLLAICILMQSAVNTFNDYYDYVKGADSADDNVEESDAVLVYNNVNPHAALGLAIGFLVAAFALGVYVIWMAGWIPLALGVVGALIVVLYSAGKTPISYLPIGEVVSGFVMGGLIPLACYQALTGVFDLRALLWAVPTIIGVGLIMMTNNTCDIEKDVAVGRRTLPTLLGRKRAHTLYHGCVYAWLVSIVILVGVFFTNGLIVVVFMLLGCLPLLKALLGNPLVPASRIGAMAQICGVNIALGAFYAAAIFASSITLTL from the coding sequence ATGAATGAGGTTCTGGAGGCCGAAAACACGCAGGACGCACCTTCTTTTGCGCGTCTGACCGCACGTATGGCCCTTCAGTTAGCCGCTCCCCATACGTGGCCGGCTGCAATCTTTCCGGTGCTCATTGCCAGCGCCGCCGCGGCAGTTACGGCACCTTCAGTTTCAATCGTCATGACGTGCGTCCTGTTGGCCATCTGCATACTCATGCAATCGGCCGTAAATACGTTTAACGATTACTACGACTACGTAAAGGGTGCCGATTCGGCTGACGACAATGTGGAAGAAAGCGACGCTGTTCTTGTATACAACAACGTAAACCCGCATGCGGCGCTTGGACTAGCTATCGGCTTTTTGGTTGCGGCCTTTGCGCTGGGCGTGTACGTCATTTGGATGGCTGGGTGGATTCCCCTTGCCCTCGGCGTGGTGGGTGCCCTTATCGTCGTGCTGTACTCGGCCGGGAAAACACCCATTTCCTATCTGCCTATCGGTGAGGTGGTCAGCGGGTTTGTGATGGGAGGGCTCATTCCCCTCGCCTGCTATCAGGCGCTTACGGGCGTGTTTGATTTACGGGCGCTCCTCTGGGCGGTGCCCACCATCATTGGCGTTGGCCTCATCATGATGACAAACAATACCTGCGACATTGAAAAAGATGTTGCTGTAGGCCGACGAACGCTTCCCACCTTGCTCGGCCGTAAGCGGGCGCACACGCTTTACCATGGATGTGTGTACGCGTGGCTTGTGTCCATCGTCATTTTGGTGGGCGTCTTCTTCACTAACGGATTGATCGTTGTGGTGTTTATGCTGTTGGGATGCTTGCCGCTCTTGAAGGCGTTGCTTGGAAACCCGCTTGTTCCCGCCTCGCGCATTGGCGCCATGGCGCAGATCTGCGGCGTGAATATTGCCCTCGGCGCATTCTATGCTGCCGCCATCTTCGCCAGCAGCATAACGCTAACCCTCTAG
- a CDS encoding FHA domain-containing protein, with protein MSTVCPVCNNPVDPSESACPQCGFKLLGSTQQFKPVLLNDEAIPQEAKPVQTATLRVVRGPQTGIAFQLEGTSLVIGRSPQCDIFLNDMTVSRTHAKLEAVDGGFVIRDENSFNGVWVNNDSVSEKRLVPGDVIQIGAFLLLYQEG; from the coding sequence ATGAGTACTGTATGCCCTGTTTGCAACAATCCGGTAGATCCGAGCGAGAGTGCCTGCCCCCAATGCGGGTTCAAGCTGCTTGGCTCTACGCAGCAGTTCAAACCCGTTCTTCTGAACGACGAGGCCATACCTCAAGAGGCAAAGCCGGTGCAGACAGCCACCTTGCGGGTCGTTCGCGGTCCGCAAACGGGCATCGCGTTTCAGCTTGAGGGAACTTCGCTGGTCATTGGGCGTAGTCCTCAATGCGACATCTTCCTCAACGACATGACGGTTTCGCGCACCCATGCAAAGCTTGAAGCGGTTGACGGGGGTTTTGTCATTCGGGACGAGAATTCCTTTAATGGCGTGTGGGTGAACAATGACAGCGTGAGCGAAAAGCGCCTTGTGCCGGGCGATGTTATTCAGATTGGCGCCTTTTTGCTGCTGTACCAAGAAGGCTAG
- a CDS encoding VanZ family protein, translated as MLEWVILAYGFAAAFLPFLVAYVVVHVYARRTMRTASRLLPTILFALYIYCVIYITGTGTIYDIVRSVAGYAPMLHVNLIPFSEGIGASAILNALMFVPLGFMLPLIWPRAARALSTTGFAFTFSLVIELSQLLNNRSTDIDDLIMNTLGALIGFALFKLVRFILSSGSGMPTRTARVSSSASFSPSAILPGLGEPALYVAVMFAGTFLLYNGLGAVNLVYDMNIGILPPGF; from the coding sequence ATGCTTGAGTGGGTCATACTGGCCTATGGATTCGCCGCTGCCTTTCTTCCCTTTTTGGTGGCGTATGTGGTGGTTCATGTATACGCCCGACGTACAATGCGCACGGCAAGCCGTCTGCTTCCCACGATACTGTTTGCGCTCTACATCTATTGCGTGATATACATCACCGGAACAGGCACGATATACGATATTGTGCGTAGTGTTGCCGGCTACGCGCCCATGTTACATGTCAACCTCATCCCCTTCTCGGAAGGTATAGGCGCGAGCGCAATACTGAATGCCCTCATGTTCGTACCCCTGGGGTTTATGCTCCCGCTTATATGGCCGCGTGCCGCACGAGCATTGTCGACAACAGGATTTGCGTTTACCTTCTCTCTTGTTATTGAACTGAGCCAGCTGTTGAATAACCGCTCAACCGATATCGACGATCTCATCATGAACACCTTAGGCGCCCTTATAGGCTTTGCTCTCTTCAAGCTTGTGAGGTTTATCCTGTCAAGCGGATCGGGTATGCCAACGCGCACCGCGCGTGTTTCTTCTAGCGCATCATTCAGCCCCAGTGCGATACTTCCCGGACTCGGCGAGCCGGCGCTGTATGTTGCAGTCATGTTTGCTGGAACGTTCCTTTTGTACAACGGGCTTGGGGCAGTAAATCTGGTTTACGACATGAATATCGGTATTTTACCTCCTGGTTTCTAG
- a CDS encoding D-alanyl-D-alanine carboxypeptidase family protein, giving the protein MDSVRLQQQARLKRVFALAVALCLSIALMPASAFADVRKADVVLGQTVDARGLSIAQCPSIDAEYAQVMGADGTVYFERNATNPTQIASITKIMTAVVVLDAVANGSIALDTSVEVSAAAAQVGESSAGLQEGDTMTLEAALKALLVPSGNDAAVALAEKVAGSEEAFVGMMNDKAAELGCVDSLFANPHGLDDDGFEGDHHSCAADVAKIVQYAMLNDTFRTSVGGGDTTIPVTRADGTKADILLESTDGFLDIYEYAIGVKTGYTDLAGYSFAGAANKEGDELYAIVIHSTSEAQRFEDAKTLCEWVYEHKMMYQLANSPETTTTTIDGQSVQAPVVAEVAHSGWIDKTVKATLSDPTAAVEIFDLNGNVSQSLEFDTLSSTVHVGDKVGTITFKQRNAVIATQDLIACEEVAAPDFFEGVGIWWDRLFRGFSGQPQTAQSITLNETPLVVDKTAAA; this is encoded by the coding sequence TTGGATAGTGTACGGTTACAGCAACAGGCACGGCTTAAGCGCGTTTTCGCGCTTGCGGTTGCGCTGTGCTTGAGCATAGCGCTCATGCCGGCATCGGCGTTTGCCGATGTGCGCAAGGCAGACGTGGTGCTTGGCCAGACCGTTGATGCACGCGGTTTGTCCATCGCGCAATGCCCCAGCATCGATGCTGAATATGCACAAGTAATGGGGGCAGATGGGACGGTGTATTTCGAGCGAAACGCGACAAATCCCACCCAGATTGCCTCCATTACCAAGATTATGACGGCGGTGGTGGTGCTTGATGCCGTCGCAAACGGCAGCATAGCTCTTGACACCAGCGTTGAAGTAAGTGCAGCGGCCGCGCAGGTAGGGGAATCGTCGGCTGGCCTTCAGGAGGGCGACACGATGACGCTTGAGGCGGCGCTTAAGGCGCTGCTGGTGCCGTCCGGCAACGATGCCGCAGTTGCTCTGGCGGAAAAGGTAGCAGGGAGCGAAGAAGCGTTTGTCGGCATGATGAATGATAAAGCTGCGGAGTTGGGTTGCGTCGACAGCCTGTTTGCCAACCCTCATGGACTCGATGACGACGGGTTTGAAGGCGATCATCACAGCTGTGCGGCCGACGTCGCCAAGATTGTGCAGTATGCCATGCTCAACGACACCTTCCGCACGTCTGTGGGGGGCGGCGATACGACCATTCCCGTGACGCGCGCCGATGGTACCAAGGCTGACATTCTTCTTGAGTCGACCGATGGTTTTTTGGACATCTATGAGTACGCCATTGGTGTCAAGACGGGCTACACTGACTTGGCGGGTTATTCGTTTGCAGGAGCCGCCAACAAAGAAGGCGATGAACTGTATGCCATCGTTATCCACTCAACATCCGAAGCTCAGCGCTTTGAAGATGCTAAGACGCTCTGTGAGTGGGTGTATGAGCATAAGATGATGTATCAGCTGGCCAATAGCCCAGAAACCACCACGACGACCATCGATGGGCAAAGTGTCCAGGCGCCCGTTGTGGCCGAGGTGGCCCATAGCGGATGGATTGACAAGACGGTGAAAGCCACGTTGTCTGATCCGACCGCCGCCGTTGAGATATTCGACCTCAACGGCAACGTGAGCCAGTCGCTTGAATTTGATACCCTGTCTAGCACCGTGCACGTGGGTGATAAGGTGGGTACTATCACGTTTAAGCAGCGTAATGCCGTCATCGCAACACAGGATTTGATTGCATGCGAAGAAGTGGCCGCGCCCGACTTCTTCGAAGGCGTGGGTATCTGGTGGGATCGTCTGTTCAGAGGATTCTCCGGCCAGCCGCAGACCGCTCAATCTATAACCCTGAATGAGACTCCGCTTGTTGTCGATAAGACGGCTGCCGCCTAA
- a CDS encoding thioesterase family protein produces MRVCTPITIRYAETDMMGIVYHANYLLYFEDARTAFLEAIGFPYDRIEQAGYVSPVVNFTVNYGEPLHYGDVAVVRTRIVSSRPTKTIYAYEVFKQGQDLETEKPCCTGESTHCLVDATTFKPVSLKRVMPELYARYAEVLEPENAIAGTKKSAQASETAS; encoded by the coding sequence ATGCGGGTTTGCACGCCAATTACCATACGCTATGCTGAAACGGACATGATGGGCATTGTGTATCACGCGAACTATCTGCTGTATTTTGAAGACGCGCGTACCGCATTTCTGGAAGCTATCGGATTTCCTTACGATCGAATTGAGCAGGCGGGCTATGTATCACCCGTGGTCAACTTCACGGTGAACTACGGCGAACCGTTGCATTATGGCGATGTGGCGGTGGTGCGTACGCGTATCGTGTCATCGCGCCCCACCAAGACGATATATGCCTACGAGGTGTTCAAGCAGGGGCAAGATCTCGAAACGGAAAAGCCGTGCTGCACGGGCGAAAGCACTCACTGTCTTGTCGATGCAACCACGTTTAAGCCGGTCAGTCTTAAACGTGTGATGCCAGAATTATACGCGCGCTACGCGGAAGTACTTGAACCGGAAAATGCCATCGCAGGTACTAAGAAATCCGCACAGGCCTCTGAGACTGCATCGTAG
- a CDS encoding amino acid-binding protein: MSVQQISVFLESRPGHLRRVLDAFVEAEVSVRGYSASDTGDYGIVRFVVDDPSRALQVLENMGAAATITEVLCLRLDDKPGELARVMGIMADCGINVIYSYSLISTFIVLSVKDLARAEKLLTNEPVELVSQDDLPGPLSPAEGW; this comes from the coding sequence ATGAGCGTACAGCAAATCAGCGTCTTTCTGGAAAGCCGTCCTGGCCATTTGCGGCGCGTTCTTGATGCGTTTGTGGAAGCTGAGGTAAGCGTGCGCGGCTATAGCGCTTCCGATACCGGCGACTACGGCATTGTGCGCTTCGTCGTGGACGATCCCTCACGGGCTCTGCAGGTGCTCGAAAACATGGGGGCGGCGGCCACGATTACCGAGGTGCTCTGTCTGCGTCTTGATGACAAGCCCGGCGAACTGGCGCGTGTTATGGGAATCATGGCCGATTGCGGCATCAACGTGATCTACAGCTACTCTCTTATTTCCACGTTTATCGTGCTTTCGGTAAAAGATTTGGCACGTGCCGAGAAATTGTTGACGAATGAGCCCGTGGAGCTGGTGAGCCAAGATGATCTTCCCGGCCCGCTGTCGCCTGCTGAAGGCTGGTGA
- a CDS encoding thiamine pyrophosphate-dependent enzyme, whose protein sequence is MELLSGNEAIARGAWEAGARIGVAYPGTPSTETLEAFGKMDDVYAEWCVNEKVAVEVGVGASAAGARVLSTMKHVGVNVAADPLFTAAYTGVGGGFVVLAADDPGMYSSQNEQDSHWYARAAHIPMLDPADSAEALRFTREAFELSERFDVPVFIRSTVRVSHTKTPVEPGPRVDVPLKPYESDPAKWVMMPAFAKPRRTVQLKRIDTLRAWAEECPYNRIERRGSDIGVVCAGAVYQHVVEALPEASVFKLGCTWPLPAQALREFAASVKTLYVVEEASEYLTEGVRGLGIEVAAFPSMLPREGELTPGLIRAAFGLEAPAHAPAPEGLPGRPPALCAGCPHRLVFKELARMKAVVTGDIGCYTLGALPPLSAMDTTIDMGASVSMSHGFELAWAGTEHRPVVGVIGDSTFAHSGLSALISTVYNKGGGTICVLDNRTTAMTGRQGNPFNGETLQKRPSRELDLEGVLRAIGVEDVRTIDPNDAKAVRRALKEAVANPELSVLVFRSPCVLIDRIRKPSYSVTEACTACGICSTLGCPAIAKDPANNHALIDPAQCIGCGQCEQYCAWDAIVQPAPTKGGSHE, encoded by the coding sequence ATGGAATTACTGTCAGGCAACGAAGCCATCGCTCGGGGAGCATGGGAAGCTGGAGCGCGCATTGGCGTGGCCTATCCGGGAACGCCCTCTACCGAAACACTTGAAGCGTTTGGGAAGATGGACGATGTCTACGCCGAGTGGTGTGTAAACGAAAAAGTGGCTGTTGAAGTGGGCGTGGGCGCATCGGCTGCCGGCGCTCGCGTGCTGTCCACGATGAAGCATGTGGGCGTAAATGTGGCGGCCGATCCGCTGTTCACGGCCGCCTATACCGGCGTGGGCGGCGGTTTTGTAGTGCTGGCGGCCGACGACCCGGGTATGTATTCGTCGCAAAACGAGCAGGACTCTCATTGGTATGCCCGTGCGGCGCATATTCCCATGCTTGATCCTGCCGATTCTGCCGAAGCGCTTCGCTTTACGCGCGAAGCTTTTGAACTGTCTGAGCGCTTCGACGTGCCGGTGTTTATTCGCTCCACTGTGCGCGTGTCACATACCAAAACCCCTGTTGAGCCGGGGCCGCGCGTCGACGTACCGCTGAAGCCCTACGAAAGCGATCCGGCGAAATGGGTCATGATGCCGGCATTTGCAAAGCCGCGACGTACGGTGCAACTCAAGCGCATCGACACCTTGCGTGCTTGGGCCGAAGAGTGTCCCTACAATCGGATAGAGCGTCGGGGAAGCGACATTGGCGTGGTGTGCGCAGGTGCAGTGTATCAGCATGTGGTAGAGGCATTGCCGGAGGCGAGCGTATTCAAGCTGGGGTGCACCTGGCCGCTGCCTGCACAGGCACTGCGTGAGTTTGCCGCCAGCGTAAAAACGCTTTACGTCGTAGAGGAAGCCTCCGAATACCTGACCGAGGGTGTACGCGGCCTCGGTATTGAGGTGGCCGCTTTTCCGAGCATGTTGCCGCGTGAAGGCGAGCTGACACCGGGGTTGATACGTGCGGCGTTCGGCCTAGAGGCGCCGGCCCACGCCCCCGCGCCCGAGGGACTGCCGGGGCGGCCGCCGGCACTGTGTGCGGGGTGTCCTCATCGTTTGGTGTTCAAGGAACTTGCGCGCATGAAAGCTGTCGTTACGGGCGACATTGGGTGCTATACCCTCGGCGCTTTGCCTCCGCTTTCGGCTATGGACACCACTATCGACATGGGAGCTTCTGTGTCGATGTCGCACGGTTTCGAGCTTGCTTGGGCGGGCACGGAACATCGTCCGGTGGTGGGCGTTATCGGCGACTCGACGTTTGCACATTCAGGGCTTTCGGCGCTCATCTCCACAGTGTACAACAAGGGCGGCGGCACCATCTGTGTGCTTGATAATCGCACAACGGCCATGACCGGCCGCCAGGGCAACCCCTTTAACGGAGAAACGCTTCAGAAGCGTCCTTCGCGCGAGCTTGACCTTGAGGGCGTCCTTCGCGCGATTGGTGTAGAGGATGTGCGTACCATCGATCCGAACGACGCGAAGGCGGTACGTCGCGCGCTCAAAGAAGCGGTGGCGAACCCGGAGCTTTCGGTGCTGGTGTTCCGCAGCCCGTGCGTGCTTATCGATCGTATTCGCAAGCCTTCCTATAGTGTGACGGAGGCATGTACTGCATGCGGCATTTGCTCTACGCTTGGATGTCCTGCCATCGCGAAGGATCCGGCGAATAACCACGCGCTCATCGATCCTGCTCAGTGCATCGGCTGCGGTCAGTGCGAGCAGTATTGTGCCTGGGATGCGATTGTGCAGCCAGCTCCGACGAAAGGAGGTTCCCATGAGTAA
- a CDS encoding phenylacetate--CoA ligase family protein → MADITVKGAALAAAAAGDFSDLPIHNPAIECASREDIRAIQLAKLIDQVAWTYERVDWYRARMNEQGVTPADIRTLDDVRKLPFTDKSVLRDTFPYGLFAVPLDEVVELHASSGTTGKPIVVGYNRSDMDMWADCIMRLVQMAGVVPGDRAQMAFGYGMFTGGFGLHYGLQKLGCMMIPAGSGNTERHIQMIEDYGTTVLVATPSYALHVCEVGEQMGFDWAASTLRVGLFGGEPCPPGLKAEIEQRMHIVCTDNYGLTEVMGPGVSGECLASRDMQHIAEDHFLWEVVDPETGEAVGEGEEGELVLTPLGKQAIPVLRYRTHDLTRVITEPCECGRTTARMQKVRSRSDDMLIIRGTNVFPSQVEDVLAGIEGVTPHYRIVVESVGGLDRMTVHVELKPEAFSDSFEQMEALRRSIEERLKGVLLVGVKVRLVEPGGIERTTGKAKHVEDLRK, encoded by the coding sequence GTGGCTGATATAACGGTAAAGGGCGCTGCGCTCGCGGCCGCAGCGGCAGGAGATTTCTCTGATCTGCCTATTCACAATCCAGCCATCGAGTGCGCCTCGCGAGAAGACATTCGTGCTATCCAGCTTGCAAAGCTTATCGACCAGGTGGCATGGACCTACGAGCGCGTTGATTGGTATCGCGCACGCATGAACGAGCAGGGTGTGACGCCTGCCGACATACGCACGCTTGATGACGTGCGTAAACTTCCGTTCACGGATAAATCTGTGTTACGCGATACGTTTCCCTATGGTCTGTTCGCCGTACCGCTTGACGAAGTGGTCGAGCTGCACGCTTCGTCGGGTACCACCGGCAAACCCATCGTGGTGGGGTATAACCGAAGCGACATGGATATGTGGGCCGACTGCATCATGCGCCTTGTGCAGATGGCGGGTGTCGTGCCAGGTGACCGCGCGCAGATGGCCTTTGGATATGGCATGTTCACAGGCGGCTTTGGCTTGCATTACGGCTTGCAGAAGCTTGGCTGCATGATGATTCCCGCCGGTTCAGGCAACACCGAACGGCACATTCAGATGATCGAAGACTACGGAACCACCGTGCTTGTGGCTACACCCTCCTACGCACTGCATGTGTGCGAGGTGGGGGAGCAGATGGGCTTTGACTGGGCGGCTTCGACGTTGCGCGTGGGCCTGTTCGGTGGAGAACCGTGTCCGCCGGGCCTAAAAGCCGAGATCGAGCAGCGTATGCATATTGTATGCACCGATAACTACGGCCTGACCGAGGTCATGGGTCCGGGCGTGTCGGGCGAATGTCTTGCATCGCGCGATATGCAGCACATTGCCGAGGATCATTTTTTGTGGGAGGTTGTCGATCCTGAAACCGGTGAAGCGGTGGGAGAGGGCGAAGAAGGCGAATTGGTACTCACTCCGCTTGGTAAGCAGGCCATTCCGGTGCTGCGTTATCGCACGCACGATCTGACACGCGTGATAACTGAACCGTGTGAGTGCGGTCGTACCACTGCGCGCATGCAGAAGGTGCGTTCGCGCTCCGACGACATGCTTATCATTCGCGGTACGAACGTATTCCCGTCGCAGGTGGAGGATGTGCTGGCGGGCATTGAAGGCGTTACGCCGCACTATCGCATTGTCGTGGAAAGCGTGGGCGGTCTTGATCGTATGACCGTACATGTCGAACTCAAGCCCGAGGCATTCAGCGATTCGTTTGAACAGATGGAGGCCCTGCGCCGCTCCATCGAAGAGCGCCTGAAGGGCGTGTTGCTTGTGGGTGTCAAGGTGCGCCTCGTTGAACCGGGCGGCATAGAACGCACCACCGGCAAAGCCAAACACGTCGAGGACCTGCGTAAGTAA
- the gluQRS gene encoding tRNA glutamyl-Q(34) synthetase GluQRS, whose amino-acid sequence MHAGNVFAALMAWLVAKSQGGRIVLRIEDLDRERSKPEYIDALLHDFEALGLTWDVGPYFQHDRQEAYRAAFEQLRERDLVYPCFCTRADLHAASAPHRGEKPVYPGTCRALTNKERSIRAQNRTPAQRLVVPDEVVSFVDQIQGPYEQNLAYECGDFLVQRSDGAFAYQLAVVVDDAEQGVNSVVRGVDLLCSTPQQIYLQRLLGLSQPAYAHIPLLVAEKDRRLSKRDKDASLDAMLARFKTPEGIIGHLAGLTGLASTCDPITPEQLLDTFDLTRLSSIFEDLIQISWQEGYSVLGE is encoded by the coding sequence ATGCATGCGGGCAATGTGTTTGCGGCGCTGATGGCGTGGTTGGTGGCGAAGTCTCAGGGCGGACGCATCGTGCTGCGCATTGAGGATCTTGATCGCGAGCGCTCAAAGCCAGAATACATCGATGCGCTGCTGCATGATTTTGAAGCACTGGGACTCACCTGGGACGTGGGTCCCTACTTTCAGCATGATCGCCAGGAGGCGTACCGAGCCGCCTTTGAACAGCTGCGAGAGCGTGATCTTGTCTACCCGTGTTTTTGTACGCGGGCCGATCTTCACGCCGCGTCGGCGCCGCACCGGGGTGAAAAGCCGGTGTATCCTGGCACATGTCGTGCGCTCACCAACAAGGAGCGTTCCATCCGTGCGCAGAACCGCACTCCAGCTCAGCGGCTTGTTGTGCCTGACGAAGTGGTGTCGTTCGTTGACCAAATACAGGGTCCCTATGAACAAAATCTCGCATATGAGTGCGGTGATTTTCTGGTGCAGCGCTCAGACGGGGCTTTTGCCTACCAGCTTGCCGTCGTGGTGGACGATGCGGAGCAGGGTGTGAACTCGGTGGTGCGAGGTGTGGATCTGCTGTGCTCTACGCCGCAGCAGATATATCTCCAGCGCCTTCTCGGCCTTTCGCAGCCCGCCTATGCGCACATCCCGCTTCTTGTGGCAGAAAAAGATCGCCGTCTTTCCAAACGCGATAAGGATGCGTCTCTCGATGCGATGCTTGCGCGTTTCAAAACGCCCGAAGGGATTATCGGACACCTTGCGGGTTTGACGGGTCTTGCGTCCACCTGTGATCCTATAACACCTGAACAGCTGCTCGATACGTTTGATCTTACGCGCTTATCGAGCATATTCGAAGATCTTATTCAAATCAGCTGGCAGGAGGGCTACTCCGTCTTAGGCGAATAG
- a CDS encoding indolepyruvate oxidoreductase subunit beta: MSNATTVLLCGVGGQGTILAADLLAHAALESDYDVKVSEIHGMSQRGGAVTTVVRFGQEPVSSMVSDPGCADCVVSFETTEALRNLANVREGGYLLVADESIQPLPVLIGRASMPEQVHETLTAAGATLIPAGDIAAQVGSPKSVNVVLLGALATRLDFSQEAWERVIARRVPPKTVEANLAAFRAGLAFARDAAAAHNGEGA; the protein is encoded by the coding sequence ATGAGTAACGCGACGACGGTACTTTTGTGCGGTGTTGGCGGCCAGGGCACCATCCTTGCCGCCGACCTCTTGGCTCATGCGGCGCTTGAATCGGACTACGACGTGAAGGTGTCGGAAATTCACGGCATGTCGCAGCGAGGCGGTGCCGTGACCACCGTAGTGCGCTTTGGTCAAGAGCCTGTCAGCTCTATGGTGAGCGACCCCGGCTGCGCCGATTGCGTGGTGTCGTTTGAGACAACCGAGGCTCTTCGTAACCTCGCAAATGTGCGCGAGGGCGGCTATCTGCTGGTAGCCGATGAGTCTATCCAGCCACTGCCCGTGCTTATCGGGCGTGCTTCTATGCCTGAACAGGTTCATGAAACGCTGACAGCAGCCGGGGCGACGCTCATTCCTGCAGGCGACATTGCGGCGCAGGTGGGCAGCCCGAAGTCGGTCAATGTGGTGCTGTTGGGCGCGCTTGCCACGCGGCTCGATTTTTCGCAAGAAGCATGGGAGCGCGTGATCGCACGTCGCGTACCGCCCAAAACGGTCGAGGCGAATCTTGCGGCATTTCGCGCAGGGCTTGCGTTCGCCCGTGATGCGGCCGCAGCTCACAATGGGGAAGGGGCGTAA
- a CDS encoding Mbeg1-like protein gives MRNIVAYIVEEQRTFAESPFNPVDSLVFASLAYLNYEDAASSALPGTQAPLDASGAARVLLHDVVSLSSWETLSQRCWLEDARDTEDFFRAVQASRRLRNVEVAFYTNEHSDAVEKQFSAVTLFFPAAEGEYAYLAFRGTDGSFAGWKEDFNLCFKEVIPSQRAAAAYVSGVASACQCPLILGGHSKGGNLAEYAALTTDEEVFCRIKGVFNHDGPSFLEDPSPRMSDERFCTLLHKTVPESSAFGMILERRPDYRVVQSSAMSVFQHEPFTWQTEGSDFVYQEALNPSAVFFDEALDAWLRSKTPEERERFIDTIYELLASTEANSWAEFQEKLFSNTRQVLGTGTKLDTETKSFIWQTLGSLGGILKNETLRRFKPAPPTWLPRKREAYSRKGQKQ, from the coding sequence ATGAGAAACATCGTAGCTTACATAGTTGAAGAGCAGCGAACTTTCGCGGAATCACCGTTTAACCCCGTCGATTCCTTGGTATTCGCATCGCTTGCCTATTTAAATTACGAAGATGCCGCCTCCTCTGCCCTTCCGGGAACACAGGCCCCGCTGGATGCATCGGGCGCTGCTCGCGTACTCTTGCATGACGTGGTGTCACTCAGCTCGTGGGAAACGCTTTCGCAGCGCTGCTGGCTCGAGGATGCGCGCGATACCGAAGATTTTTTCCGCGCCGTGCAAGCAAGTCGCCGTCTGCGCAACGTTGAAGTGGCTTTTTACACCAACGAGCATTCCGATGCGGTGGAAAAGCAGTTTTCAGCAGTGACGCTCTTCTTCCCTGCCGCCGAAGGAGAATACGCCTACCTGGCATTTCGCGGGACAGACGGCAGCTTTGCCGGCTGGAAGGAAGACTTCAATCTGTGCTTCAAAGAGGTCATTCCCTCACAGCGCGCCGCGGCGGCCTATGTTTCGGGGGTAGCATCTGCCTGCCAGTGTCCCCTTATACTAGGCGGGCACTCTAAGGGTGGCAACCTTGCCGAATATGCCGCACTTACCACCGATGAAGAGGTGTTTTGCCGAATAAAAGGCGTGTTCAATCACGATGGTCCCTCTTTCTTGGAAGACCCGTCGCCACGCATGAGCGATGAGCGCTTTTGCACCCTGTTGCATAAAACCGTGCCAGAATCGTCCGCATTTGGCATGATACTTGAACGACGACCGGACTATCGCGTGGTGCAATCGTCGGCGATGTCAGTGTTTCAACATGAACCGTTCACCTGGCAAACAGAAGGATCCGATTTCGTATACCAGGAGGCGCTCAATCCTTCGGCGGTCTTTTTCGACGAGGCGCTTGATGCGTGGCTGCGCAGCAAAACGCCCGAGGAACGGGAGCGCTTCATCGACACCATCTACGAGCTGCTGGCATCCACCGAAGCAAATAGCTGGGCGGAGTTTCAAGAGAAGCTCTTTTCGAATACGCGACAGGTTTTAGGAACAGGAACGAAGCTTGATACAGAAACAAAGAGCTTCATTTGGCAGACGCTCGGCTCGCTCGGCGGCATTTTAAAGAATGAGACGTTGCGCCGCTTTAAGCCAGCTCCCCCTACATGGCTTCCACGTAAGCGCGAAGCATACAGCCGGAAAGGACAGAAGCAATGA